In a genomic window of Maricaulis maris MCS10:
- a CDS encoding valine--tRNA ligase, with product MMEKTFNPNDAETRIYQAWEDSGAFQPKDDDNAEAFSIVIPPPNVTGRLHIGHALNNTLQDVLVRYKRMLGCSVLWQPGTDHAGIATQMVVERQLAQEGNISRADMGREAFIKRVWEWKEESGGAIMQQLRRLGATCDWSRERFTLDEGLSKAVLKVFVELHQQGLIYRDKRLVNWDPHFQTAISDLEVENRETQGHFWHFAYPLADGSGELVVATTRPETVLGDSAVAVHPDDERYQHLIGKMIKLPIADVEIPIVADEHADPEQGTGCVKITPAHDFNDFEVGKRNDLPKVNILDRQARLLSEDDGTGGLDRIPAEWRGMDRFEARKKLVAKMEELGLLREVEDKVIQQPYGDRSGVVIEPWLTDQWYVNAGELAKDAIAAVEDGRTTFHPKTWEKTYFEWMRNIQPWCISRQLWWGHRVPAWYDEDGNVFVAESEEAAAEQARAKLGKDVALTQDEDVLDTWFSSALWPFSTLGWPDDTPEMVERYYPTSVLITAFDIIFFWVARMMMQGLHFMKVAPFKDVYIHALVRDENGQKMSKSKGNVIDPLELIDEYGADAVRFTLAAQAGQGRDIRMSKERVEGYRNFGTKLWNAARFAEMNECVVPDGYDPKSVTQTVNKWIISEAAQAVEAINAGLDGYRFNDAAAAAYRFVWNVFCDWHLEFAKPLFNGEDEAAKAETRATTAYVLDQALKMLHPFMPFVTEALWAETGTRDTQLIVAEWPQLDGLQDAEATAEMDWLINLVTDIRRLRAEMNIPAGAKLSLVAVGADAEVAARLQRHDALIQRMARLSEVSLADAVPPASAQTVLGTTTLALPLEGVIDFGAEKDRLAKEVAKLDGEIGRLEKKLGNERFVANAPESVVAEQREKLTDYAGQKAKMAEALARLEAM from the coding sequence ATCATGGAAAAGACCTTCAACCCGAACGACGCCGAAACCCGGATCTATCAGGCCTGGGAAGACAGCGGGGCTTTCCAGCCAAAAGATGACGATAATGCCGAGGCTTTCTCGATCGTCATTCCGCCGCCCAACGTCACAGGGCGCCTGCATATCGGTCACGCGCTGAACAATACGCTCCAGGACGTTCTGGTCCGCTACAAGCGCATGCTGGGTTGTTCGGTTCTCTGGCAGCCGGGTACCGACCATGCCGGTATCGCCACCCAGATGGTGGTCGAGCGCCAACTGGCCCAGGAAGGCAATATTTCGCGCGCCGATATGGGTCGCGAGGCCTTCATCAAGCGGGTCTGGGAATGGAAAGAGGAAAGCGGCGGCGCCATCATGCAGCAGCTGCGCCGCCTCGGCGCCACCTGCGACTGGTCGCGCGAACGCTTCACCCTCGATGAGGGCCTGTCCAAGGCCGTCCTGAAAGTCTTCGTCGAGCTGCACCAGCAGGGCCTGATCTATCGCGACAAGCGCCTGGTGAACTGGGATCCGCACTTCCAGACCGCGATCTCCGATCTCGAAGTCGAGAACCGGGAGACACAAGGCCATTTCTGGCATTTCGCCTATCCGCTGGCCGATGGCTCCGGCGAGCTGGTGGTTGCCACCACGCGCCCGGAAACCGTGCTCGGTGACAGCGCGGTTGCCGTCCATCCGGACGATGAGCGCTATCAGCACCTGATCGGCAAGATGATCAAACTGCCGATCGCCGACGTGGAAATCCCGATTGTCGCCGACGAGCATGCCGATCCCGAGCAGGGCACAGGCTGTGTGAAAATCACCCCGGCGCACGACTTCAACGATTTCGAGGTCGGCAAGCGGAACGACCTGCCCAAGGTCAATATTCTCGACCGTCAGGCCCGCCTCCTGAGCGAAGATGACGGCACCGGCGGTCTTGATCGCATTCCCGCCGAATGGCGCGGCATGGACCGCTTCGAGGCGCGCAAGAAACTGGTCGCCAAGATGGAAGAGCTGGGCCTTCTCCGCGAGGTCGAGGACAAGGTGATCCAGCAGCCCTATGGCGACCGGTCCGGCGTCGTCATCGAGCCCTGGCTGACCGATCAGTGGTATGTGAATGCCGGCGAGCTGGCCAAGGATGCCATCGCCGCCGTCGAGGATGGCCGCACCACCTTCCATCCCAAGACCTGGGAAAAGACCTATTTTGAATGGATGCGCAATATCCAGCCCTGGTGCATCTCACGCCAGCTCTGGTGGGGGCACCGGGTTCCGGCCTGGTATGACGAGGACGGCAATGTCTTTGTGGCCGAGAGTGAAGAGGCAGCCGCCGAACAGGCGCGCGCTAAACTTGGAAAAGACGTCGCGCTGACGCAGGACGAAGACGTCCTCGACACCTGGTTTTCCTCCGCGCTCTGGCCGTTCTCGACGCTGGGCTGGCCGGATGACACGCCGGAGATGGTCGAGCGCTATTACCCGACCTCGGTCCTGATCACCGCCTTCGACATCATCTTCTTCTGGGTTGCCCGGATGATGATGCAGGGCCTTCATTTCATGAAGGTCGCGCCCTTCAAGGATGTCTATATCCACGCCCTCGTCCGCGACGAGAACGGGCAGAAAATGTCCAAGTCCAAGGGCAATGTGATCGACCCGCTGGAGCTGATCGACGAATACGGTGCCGATGCCGTGCGCTTCACCCTGGCCGCCCAGGCCGGGCAGGGCCGCGATATCCGCATGTCCAAGGAACGCGTCGAGGGTTACCGCAATTTCGGCACCAAGCTGTGGAATGCCGCCCGCTTTGCCGAAATGAATGAGTGCGTCGTGCCAGACGGGTATGACCCCAAATCTGTCACCCAGACCGTCAATAAATGGATCATCTCGGAGGCCGCCCAGGCGGTCGAGGCGATCAATGCCGGGCTGGATGGCTACCGCTTCAACGACGCTGCGGCTGCGGCTTATCGCTTCGTCTGGAACGTCTTCTGTGACTGGCATCTGGAATTCGCCAAACCGCTCTTCAATGGCGAGGACGAGGCCGCCAAGGCCGAGACGCGGGCGACCACCGCCTATGTGCTCGATCAGGCGCTGAAAATGCTCCACCCCTTCATGCCCTTCGTCACCGAAGCGCTGTGGGCAGAGACCGGCACACGCGACACCCAGCTGATCGTCGCCGAATGGCCACAGCTCGACGGGCTGCAGGATGCCGAGGCGACGGCGGAGATGGACTGGTTGATCAATCTGGTCACCGATATCCGCCGCCTGCGCGCCGAGATGAACATCCCCGCTGGCGCGAAACTGTCGCTGGTCGCTGTCGGGGCTGACGCCGAGGTGGCGGCCCGCCTGCAGCGCCACGACGCGCTGATCCAGCGCATGGCCCGCCTGTCCGAGGTCTCGCTCGCCGACGCGGTTCCGCCGGCCTCGGCCCAGACCGTTCTCGGCACGACCACCCTGGCCTTGCCGCTGGAAGGCGTCATCGATTTCGGCGCCGAAAAGGACCGCCTCGCCAAGGAGGTCGCCAAGCTCGACGGTGAAATCGGCCGCCTTGAAAAGAAGCTCGGCAATGAGCGCTTCGTCGCCAATGCGCCGGAGAGCGTCGTCGCCGAACAACGCGAAAAGCTCACCGACTATGCCGGCCAGAAAGCCAAGATGGCCGAAGCCCTGGCCCGGCTCGAGGCGATGTAA
- a CDS encoding DUF2145 domain-containing protein, protein MRYLIACCLFIVSAATPAWADSDARPIDHFTLREAADFSKQVERELAQRGAYIALVFRSGRPRDALPDGVRYTHGAFWVYGPVTEADGSQGHGYAVYNLYHGQDDPTTSYLAQDWPLDFMRGDVVGEVGVIIPSEEMQIRLLDVIASDQYDALHQPEYSLLSNPADLRFQNCTEFLLDVVAAGAWLTDDRARIKINLDAYFPPTRVELGWWERLTAGWFDPRIRLDDQGNGPVNIASFSSISDFMLTFDLADESFEIQADPSD, encoded by the coding sequence ATGCGCTACCTGATCGCGTGTTGCCTGTTCATCGTCTCCGCCGCCACCCCGGCGTGGGCGGACAGCGATGCGAGACCGATCGATCACTTCACGCTGCGCGAAGCGGCCGACTTCTCCAAACAGGTCGAACGGGAACTGGCACAGCGCGGCGCCTATATCGCCCTTGTCTTCCGCTCCGGCCGCCCCCGTGATGCCCTGCCGGACGGCGTTCGCTATACCCATGGCGCCTTCTGGGTCTACGGGCCCGTCACCGAGGCTGACGGCTCGCAGGGTCACGGCTATGCCGTCTATAATCTCTATCACGGACAGGACGACCCGACGACGTCCTACCTGGCGCAGGACTGGCCGCTGGATTTCATGCGTGGCGATGTTGTCGGCGAAGTCGGTGTCATCATTCCCAGCGAAGAGATGCAGATCCGGCTGCTCGATGTGATCGCCTCCGACCAGTATGACGCCCTGCACCAACCCGAGTATTCGCTGCTCTCGAACCCGGCCGACCTGCGCTTCCAGAACTGCACCGAATTCCTGCTGGACGTGGTCGCGGCTGGTGCCTGGCTGACCGATGACCGGGCTCGCATCAAGATCAATCTTGACGCCTATTTCCCGCCCACCCGGGTCGAGCTGGGCTGGTGGGAGCGGCTGACGGCCGGCTGGTTCGACCCGCGCATTCGCCTCGACGACCAGGGCAATGGGCCAGTGAACATCGCCAGCTTCTCGTCGATCAGCGACTTCATGCTGACATTCGACCTGGCCGATGAGAGTTTTGAAATCCAGGCGGACCCCTCGGATTGA
- a CDS encoding hybrid sensor histidine kinase/response regulator, with the protein MADTSPTTPQADAETGRKRFWSKPAGRVAFWVCGGIAVAAAAVALIGAGQDSGHGLVYLFGLAVIAVLILFAIAAGEAAGQTMRRQVARNTAPSTSELGYAAMDGFPDPVLISDQRGAARWANAAYRELARQAGGFGQSFGLPTVDRLWAGSGGGDGTVYRLARSAAQGEAARELLPPLDLGEHGVRRFHLEAAPQSNGLVLWRLAPAGDRDGDGAGVLSDWSQHSPVALFSLRPNGDVPMANATLRDWLGLGEGVALPPLKDMLTGDGARRVLQTRGGEGVARIDARLKARDGIESPVAIAVEWAPGEPAAGRAVMYGLSVTGAPPGVSQAMADGASAEARPTGRTLDDMFGNAPFGVVRLDGADPETAMIEDVNPALVQLSGGKALPGIKFCDLFNWEDGRSPTDAFAAAMAGSSDPAEARLNRDDKGVYVHLAFAPARGGKRVAYVIDVTAWKELERQFSQANKMQAVGQLAGGVAHDFNNLLTAVRLNCDELLNRHPVGDPDYSELQSINQTVARAAGLVRKLLAFSRKQTFRMETLEIGDLLSDVSVLLRQIVEETVRLDIKHGRDLPLIKADKGQLETAIINLAANARDAMRDNGGGSLIVKTSRIDADAVRSAGAPNPREGDWLAIAVTDEGHGMDKETMEKIFEPFFTTKEAGKGTGLGLATVYGIVKQSGGFLFADSEVGKGTTFTIYLPGHEPTEEETSELEQAEVAKTVEKAPADLSGRGRILLVEDEDAVRQIAAKTLVKRGYDVVEACDGEEAYEILEDDEEGFDLMISDVVMPGLDGPGLLKKARDMLGDTRVVFISGYAAEQFSETLSQEQDVSFLPKPFTLTQLAEKVKEELGQRSE; encoded by the coding sequence ATGGCCGACACGTCCCCAACCACCCCGCAAGCTGACGCCGAAACCGGGCGCAAGCGCTTTTGGTCGAAACCGGCGGGTCGGGTGGCCTTCTGGGTCTGCGGCGGGATCGCCGTCGCCGCTGCCGCCGTGGCGCTGATCGGGGCGGGGCAGGATAGCGGGCATGGCCTGGTCTATCTGTTCGGACTCGCGGTCATCGCAGTGTTGATCCTGTTCGCGATTGCGGCCGGTGAAGCGGCTGGTCAGACCATGCGCCGCCAGGTCGCCCGCAATACCGCGCCGAGCACGTCTGAGCTGGGCTATGCGGCCATGGACGGTTTCCCCGACCCGGTCCTGATCTCGGACCAGCGCGGCGCAGCCCGCTGGGCCAATGCAGCCTATCGTGAGCTGGCCCGCCAGGCTGGCGGTTTTGGTCAGAGTTTCGGCCTGCCGACCGTTGATCGCCTGTGGGCCGGATCCGGCGGCGGTGATGGTACGGTCTATCGCCTGGCCCGCTCGGCCGCGCAGGGCGAAGCGGCCCGTGAACTCCTGCCGCCGCTCGACCTGGGCGAACATGGAGTCCGGCGTTTCCATCTGGAAGCGGCACCGCAATCGAACGGGCTGGTCCTGTGGCGTCTGGCCCCGGCGGGAGACCGCGACGGTGACGGGGCCGGTGTCCTGTCCGACTGGTCCCAGCATTCCCCGGTGGCGCTGTTCTCCCTGCGGCCCAATGGTGATGTCCCGATGGCCAATGCGACCCTGCGCGACTGGTTGGGCTTGGGCGAGGGCGTTGCCCTGCCGCCTCTGAAAGACATGCTGACTGGCGATGGCGCCCGGCGCGTGTTGCAGACCCGTGGCGGTGAGGGCGTTGCTCGCATCGATGCCCGGTTGAAGGCCCGCGACGGCATTGAGAGCCCGGTCGCCATTGCGGTGGAATGGGCTCCCGGTGAACCGGCCGCTGGCCGGGCCGTGATGTATGGCCTGTCCGTTACCGGTGCCCCTCCGGGTGTTTCCCAGGCCATGGCGGATGGGGCCAGCGCGGAAGCCCGCCCGACCGGTCGCACGCTGGATGACATGTTCGGCAATGCGCCCTTTGGCGTGGTGCGGCTCGATGGCGCCGACCCGGAAACCGCGATGATCGAGGACGTCAATCCGGCCCTGGTCCAGCTGTCAGGCGGCAAGGCGCTGCCCGGCATCAAGTTCTGCGACCTGTTCAACTGGGAAGACGGCCGCTCTCCGACCGACGCCTTCGCGGCGGCGATGGCGGGCAGCAGCGATCCGGCCGAAGCCCGTCTCAATCGCGACGACAAGGGTGTGTATGTGCATCTGGCCTTCGCACCGGCGCGCGGCGGCAAGCGGGTCGCCTATGTCATCGATGTGACCGCCTGGAAGGAGCTGGAACGCCAGTTCAGCCAGGCCAACAAGATGCAGGCGGTTGGCCAGCTGGCCGGCGGCGTCGCCCACGACTTCAACAATCTGCTGACTGCGGTCCGGCTCAATTGCGACGAGCTCCTCAACCGTCACCCGGTTGGCGATCCGGACTATTCCGAGCTGCAATCGATCAACCAGACTGTCGCCCGGGCGGCGGGTCTCGTGCGCAAGCTGCTCGCCTTCTCGCGCAAGCAGACTTTCCGCATGGAGACGCTGGAAATCGGCGACCTCCTGTCCGATGTCTCGGTCCTGCTGCGCCAGATCGTCGAGGAGACGGTCAGGCTGGACATCAAGCATGGTCGCGACCTGCCGCTGATCAAGGCCGACAAGGGCCAGCTGGAAACCGCCATCATCAATCTCGCTGCCAATGCCCGCGACGCCATGCGCGACAATGGCGGTGGCTCGCTGATCGTGAAAACTTCCCGGATCGATGCGGATGCCGTGCGCAGTGCCGGGGCTCCCAATCCACGCGAGGGTGACTGGCTGGCCATTGCGGTGACCGATGAGGGTCACGGCATGGACAAGGAGACGATGGAGAAGATTTTCGAGCCCTTCTTCACCACCAAGGAAGCTGGCAAGGGCACCGGTCTGGGTCTCGCCACCGTCTATGGCATCGTCAAGCAGTCCGGCGGTTTCCTGTTTGCCGATAGTGAGGTCGGCAAGGGCACGACCTTCACCATCTACCTGCCCGGCCACGAGCCGACCGAGGAGGAAACCAGCGAACTCGAGCAGGCCGAGGTCGCCAAGACGGTCGAGAAAGCCCCGGCCGACCTGTCAGGTCGCGGTCGCATCCTGCTGGTCGAAGACGAGGACGCCGTCCGCCAGATCGCCGCCAAGACTTTGGTCAAGCGTGGCTATGACGTGGTCGAGGCGTGCGACGGCGAAGAGGCGTATGAAATCCTCGAGGATGACGAGGAGGGGTTCGACCTGATGATCTCCGACGTCGTCATGCCGGGCCTCGACGGTCCGGGCCTGCTGAAGAAGGCGCGCGACATGCTGGGCGACACCCGTGTCGTCTTCATCTCCGGCTATGCCGCCGAGCAATTCTCCGAGACCCTGTCCCAGGAACAGGACGTGTCCTTCCTGCCCAAGCCCTTCACGCTGACCCAGCTTGCCGAGAAGGTGAAGGAAGAGCTGGGCCAGAGGAGCGAATAG
- the selD gene encoding selenide, water dikinase SelD: MMDDTRPIRLSSLAHGGGCGCKLDPAVLSDILGGPSGFPLPKELIIDASTRDDAAVWRINDETALVATTDFFTPIVDDPEVFGKIAATNALSDVYAMGATPIFCLALVGMPVGKLPPEMIRAILAGGRSVAEAAGAPIAGGHSIDAAEPIYGLVALGTVHPDRLLSNAGAKPGDVLILGKPIGIGVFSAALKQDRLSDEGYAQMVASTTRLNTPGAGLAALGGVNAATDVTGFGLLGHLSEMCEGAGVRAVIERAAVPVFEEARALAADGVKTGASGRNWAAVGGGVERPADWSAMDEVLWCDPQTSGGLLVSCTPESAEAVLEHFRQAGHVDAAVVGRIEAGEGIQVI; this comes from the coding sequence ATGATGGATGACACACGACCGATCCGGTTGAGTTCGCTGGCCCATGGCGGTGGCTGTGGCTGCAAGCTGGACCCGGCGGTCCTCAGCGACATTCTCGGCGGCCCGTCGGGGTTCCCGCTGCCCAAGGAGCTGATCATCGACGCCTCGACCCGCGATGACGCGGCGGTCTGGCGGATCAATGACGAGACGGCGCTGGTGGCAACGACCGACTTCTTCACGCCGATCGTCGACGATCCGGAAGTCTTCGGAAAGATCGCCGCCACCAACGCCCTGTCCGATGTCTATGCCATGGGGGCAACCCCGATCTTCTGTCTGGCGCTGGTCGGCATGCCGGTCGGCAAGCTGCCGCCGGAGATGATCCGCGCCATCCTTGCCGGCGGTCGCTCGGTTGCCGAGGCGGCGGGGGCACCGATCGCGGGCGGACACTCCATTGATGCGGCCGAGCCGATCTACGGGCTGGTGGCGCTGGGGACGGTTCACCCGGATCGTCTGCTCAGCAATGCCGGTGCGAAACCGGGCGATGTCCTCATCCTTGGCAAACCGATCGGGATCGGGGTCTTTTCGGCGGCGCTGAAACAGGATCGTCTGTCAGACGAGGGTTATGCGCAGATGGTCGCCTCGACCACACGGCTCAATACGCCGGGCGCCGGCCTCGCCGCGCTCGGCGGGGTAAATGCTGCGACTGACGTCACCGGCTTTGGCCTGCTCGGGCACTTGTCGGAAATGTGTGAGGGCGCGGGTGTCCGCGCCGTGATCGAACGCGCGGCGGTGCCGGTGTTTGAAGAGGCGCGGGCGCTGGCGGCAGACGGCGTCAAGACGGGCGCGTCGGGGCGGAATTGGGCGGCAGTTGGCGGCGGCGTGGAGAGGCCAGCCGACTGGTCGGCGATGGATGAGGTCTTGTGGTGCGACCCGCAGACTTCCGGCGGCCTCCTGGTCAGCTGCACGCCGGAAAGCGCCGAGGCCGTGCTGGAGCATTTCAGACAGGCCGGACATGTCGATGCCGCCGTGGTTGGCCGCATTGAGGCCGGTGAGGGCATCCAAGTCATCTGA
- the xth gene encoding exodeoxyribonuclease III — MTLTVASWNVNSVKARLPNVLDWLSEAKPDVACLQEIKTVDEGFPRMEIEDLGYNIETHGQKSYNGVAILSKHPIEELRCGLPGDESDEQARYIEAVIAAEGGPVRVASIYLPNGNPAPGPKYDYKLAWMERLRRHAQNLLTFEEPLILAGDYNCIPRDSDCWDIAEWESDALALPQTRAAFRALKWLGLTEAFEQLDGRGHQYTFYDYQAGRWNKGHGIRIDHLLCSPQAADHLEGIEIHTKTRGKEKASDHIPIVGSFSL, encoded by the coding sequence ATGACCCTGACCGTTGCTTCCTGGAACGTCAATTCCGTCAAGGCCCGCCTGCCCAATGTGCTCGACTGGCTGAGCGAGGCCAAGCCGGATGTCGCCTGCCTGCAGGAGATCAAGACGGTGGATGAGGGCTTCCCGCGGATGGAGATCGAGGATCTGGGCTATAATATCGAGACCCATGGCCAGAAGTCCTACAATGGCGTCGCCATCCTCTCCAAACACCCGATCGAGGAGCTCCGCTGCGGCCTGCCGGGCGATGAGAGTGACGAGCAGGCCCGCTATATCGAGGCGGTAATCGCGGCGGAAGGCGGGCCGGTGCGCGTGGCGTCGATCTACCTGCCCAATGGCAATCCGGCACCGGGCCCGAAATACGACTACAAGCTGGCCTGGATGGAGCGCCTGCGTCGGCACGCCCAAAACCTGCTGACCTTCGAGGAACCGCTCATCCTCGCCGGCGACTATAATTGCATCCCGCGCGACAGTGATTGCTGGGACATCGCCGAATGGGAAAGCGACGCCCTCGCCTTGCCGCAAACCCGCGCCGCCTTCCGGGCGCTGAAATGGCTCGGCCTGACCGAGGCCTTCGAACAGCTCGACGGGCGCGGTCACCAATACACATTCTATGACTATCAGGCCGGTCGCTGGAACAAGGGGCATGGTATCCGCATCGACCACTTGCTGTGCTCGCCGCAGGCTGCCGATCACCTTGAGGGCATCGAGATCCACACCAAGACGCGCGGCAAGGAAAAGGCCTCCGACCACATTCCGATCGTCGGCAGTTTTTCGCTTTAG
- a CDS encoding DUF2145 domain-containing protein, with the protein MRHTLTALSVLVLTGFIALPGAEAGSGALPISPFAIEDSADFSKQIERDLAARGARVALVFRTGRYREDLPEGVRYTHGAFWVWSEIELADGTRTHGYAVHNLYHHADETRLSYLAQDWPLNFTRGDVVGEVGVILPSPEMQRRLWMMLASETDEALHQPDYSLLSNPHDPRYQNCNEYLLDVVAAAAWETTDREQIKANLTAWFEPAPIRTGLFERLLGPSVDDRIRLEDQRGTIRTTTFSALARFMSEHQLSSEAYEIRAAFLDTPRDPLPAG; encoded by the coding sequence ATGAGGCACACTCTCACTGCCCTCTCGGTCCTGGTCCTGACCGGCTTTATCGCCCTGCCCGGCGCCGAAGCCGGGTCGGGCGCGCTTCCGATCTCGCCCTTCGCCATCGAGGACTCGGCCGATTTCTCGAAACAGATTGAACGCGATCTGGCGGCGCGCGGCGCCCGTGTGGCCCTGGTCTTCCGCACCGGCCGATATCGCGAGGATCTGCCCGAAGGAGTGCGTTATACCCATGGCGCATTCTGGGTCTGGTCCGAGATCGAGCTGGCGGACGGAACCCGCACACACGGCTATGCCGTCCACAATCTCTACCACCATGCCGACGAGACACGGCTCTCCTATCTCGCCCAGGACTGGCCTCTCAATTTCACCCGGGGCGATGTGGTCGGCGAGGTCGGAGTGATCCTGCCCTCCCCGGAAATGCAAAGACGGTTGTGGATGATGCTGGCCAGCGAGACCGACGAGGCCTTGCACCAGCCGGACTATTCCCTGCTCTCCAACCCGCACGACCCACGCTACCAGAATTGCAATGAATACCTGCTCGATGTGGTCGCCGCAGCCGCTTGGGAGACCACGGATCGCGAGCAGATCAAGGCCAATCTCACCGCCTGGTTCGAACCGGCCCCGATCCGTACCGGCCTGTTCGAGCGATTGCTGGGCCCGTCCGTTGATGACCGTATCCGGCTGGAAGACCAGCGCGGCACGATCCGCACCACGACCTTTTCGGCTCTCGCCCGTTTCATGAGCGAGCATCAGCTGTCCAGCGAGGCCTATGAAATCCGCGCGGCCTTTCTGGACACGCCACGCGACCCCCTTCCCGCCGGCTGA
- a CDS encoding DUF3137 domain-containing protein has protein sequence MDDRFQSLWTEKLEPWLAGLEADRKRFVRLRWYWTAGGVALSLALAGVLAWKAFDGVPIVMALIIGPFLGYMIGSRALHAMSKRVKAELNTTIAEALGLTYSAKPSNPARFDRLREFGLLPSSDRRKFEDHFAGARDGCEFELYEAHLEQRRRSNKRTYYVTVFHGVIIRINFPRKVEGITLITRDQGLFNGIQAFGRSFGGNKLERIGLVDPTFEKAFEVYGNDQVLARYMLTPSFMERLLALETSLKGKNVRAAFDEDSGEGELLIAAETGNLFEIGSMFRPLTEPGRFTQIVDELDHITGLIDLLVAPAQLNEHEARQGE, from the coding sequence ATGGACGATCGCTTCCAGTCGCTCTGGACCGAAAAGCTCGAACCCTGGCTGGCCGGGCTGGAAGCTGATCGGAAACGCTTCGTCCGGCTGCGCTGGTACTGGACGGCGGGCGGCGTGGCTTTGTCCCTGGCGTTGGCCGGCGTGCTCGCCTGGAAGGCATTCGATGGGGTGCCGATCGTCATGGCGCTCATCATCGGGCCTTTCCTTGGCTACATGATCGGCAGCCGCGCGCTGCATGCCATGTCGAAACGGGTCAAGGCGGAGCTGAATACCACCATCGCCGAAGCGCTGGGGCTGACCTATTCGGCCAAACCGTCCAATCCGGCCCGCTTCGATCGTCTGCGCGAATTCGGTCTTTTGCCCTCCTCGGACCGGCGCAAGTTCGAGGATCATTTCGCCGGCGCGCGGGATGGCTGCGAGTTCGAGCTTTATGAAGCCCATCTGGAACAGCGCCGCCGCTCGAACAAGCGGACCTATTACGTCACCGTGTTTCACGGCGTCATCATCCGCATCAACTTCCCGCGCAAGGTCGAGGGCATCACCCTGATTACGCGCGACCAGGGCCTGTTCAACGGCATACAGGCCTTCGGGCGCTCCTTTGGCGGCAACAAGCTGGAGCGGATCGGCCTGGTTGACCCGACATTCGAGAAGGCCTTCGAGGTCTATGGCAATGACCAGGTGCTGGCCCGCTACATGCTGACCCCGTCCTTCATGGAGCGCCTGCTGGCGCTGGAAACCAGCCTGAAGGGCAAGAATGTCCGTGCCGCCTTCGATGAGGATAGCGGTGAGGGCGAGCTGTTGATCGCGGCGGAAACCGGCAATCTCTTCGAGATCGGCTCCATGTTCAGGCCGCTGACCGAGCCGGGGCGCTTCACCCAGATTGTCGACGAGCTCGACCATATCACCGGGCTGATCGACTTGCTGGTGGCGCCGGCGCAGCTGAACGAGCATGAAGCCCGGCAGGGCGAATAA
- the mnmH gene encoding tRNA 2-selenouridine(34) synthase MnmH, with amino-acid sequence MTGIDTPMQRIATTDDLSARGLERFDAIIDVRSPSEYAEDHLPGAINLPVLDDEERARVGTHYTQVSIFEARRMGAAIAARNISRHIAAALADKDKTFKPLVYCWRGGMRSQSMATILAAVGWKTTLVDGGYRTWRRQVVAELDADAPLPVILIDGQTGTAKTRLLHVLAARGEQVIDLEGLACHRGSIFGDFSDNPQPGQKAFETALWTKIRELDPSRPVYVEAESRSVGRLRVPPRVWNAMQAAPRLEIRAPVAERARYLMTAYPDLPDDPDKLLAAIDGLRRFHARSVIEEWQALAGRGDWQALAAALVTAHYDPAYDRARKRDDAELSRTILETGSLDDRALAGLAERVIAATPAA; translated from the coding sequence ATGACCGGGATCGACACGCCGATGCAACGCATTGCCACCACTGATGACCTATCCGCGCGCGGATTGGAACGCTTTGATGCCATCATCGATGTGCGATCACCGTCGGAATATGCCGAGGACCATCTGCCCGGCGCCATCAACCTGCCCGTCCTCGATGATGAGGAGCGGGCCCGGGTCGGCACCCATTACACCCAGGTCTCGATCTTCGAGGCGCGCCGGATGGGTGCGGCCATCGCTGCCCGCAATATCTCGCGGCACATCGCCGCCGCCCTGGCCGACAAGGACAAGACGTTCAAACCGCTGGTCTATTGCTGGCGCGGCGGGATGCGATCGCAATCCATGGCGACCATTCTCGCGGCGGTCGGCTGGAAAACAACGCTGGTTGATGGCGGCTACAGGACCTGGCGCCGTCAGGTGGTGGCCGAGCTGGACGCCGATGCGCCGCTGCCGGTCATCCTCATTGACGGCCAGACCGGGACCGCCAAGACCCGGCTCCTGCATGTTCTCGCGGCCCGCGGCGAACAGGTCATCGACCTGGAAGGCCTGGCCTGTCATCGCGGCTCGATCTTCGGTGACTTCTCCGACAACCCGCAACCAGGCCAGAAGGCCTTCGAGACGGCGCTGTGGACGAAAATCCGGGAACTGGACCCAAGCCGTCCGGTCTATGTCGAGGCGGAGAGCCGATCGGTCGGCCGGTTGCGCGTGCCACCGCGTGTTTGGAATGCCATGCAGGCGGCGCCGCGGCTGGAGATCCGGGCACCGGTCGCCGAACGCGCCCGCTATCTGATGACCGCCTATCCCGACCTGCCCGATGATCCCGACAAGCTCCTCGCCGCGATTGACGGCTTGCGGCGCTTCCATGCCCGCAGCGTGATCGAGGAGTGGCAAGCGCTGGCCGGACGGGGCGATTGGCAAGCCCTGGCCGCGGCGCTGGTGACCGCCCATTATGACCCCGCCTATGATCGCGCCCGCAAGCGCGATGACGCGGAGCTCTCGCGGACCATCCTGGAAACGGGCAGTCTGGATGATCGCGCACTTGCGGGGCTGGCTGAACGGGTCATTGCCGCCACGCCCGCTGCCTGA